A portion of the Toxotes jaculatrix isolate fToxJac2 chromosome 16, fToxJac2.pri, whole genome shotgun sequence genome contains these proteins:
- the apc gene encoding adenomatous polyposis coli protein isoform X1, protein MAAASYDQLLRQVEVLKVENSNLRQELQDNSNHLTKLETEASNMKEVLKQLQGTIEEESGEASGSQLELIERLKEMSLDSAGFKPRTRPPLPSSSSSSSASSGSGAPGGAAGGSGAPGPTTTTSFPRRAQPSAGRDSHDRCLEELEKERSLLLAELEKEEKEKDWYYAQLQNLTKRIDSLPLTENFTLQTDMSRRQLEFEARQIRSAMEEQLGSCQEMERRAQARVSRIQQIEKDILRLGARLQVEGAQGAIDSSGLAGAQSSSSRSDHEPVNEASYSVPRRITSHLGTKVEMVYSLLSMLGTHDKDDMSRTLLAMSSSQDSCIAMRQSGCLPLLIQLLHGNDKDSLLLGNSRGSKEARARASAALHNIVHSQPDDKRGRREIRVLHLLEQVRHYCEACWSWQENHERGVDQEDNPMPSPVEHQICPAVCVLMKLSFDEEHRHAMNELGGLQAVAELLQVDCEMFGLSSDHYSVTLRRYAGMALTNLTFGDVANKATLCSMKGCMRAMVAQLKSESEDLQQVIASVLRNLSWRADVNSKKTLREVGSVRALMGCALEVQKESTLKSVLSALWNLSAHCTENKADICAVDGALAFLVGTLTHRSHTNTLAIIESGGGILRNVSSLIATNEAHRQILREHGCLPTLLQHLKSHSLTIVSNACGTLWNLSARDAKDQEALWELGAVGMLRNLIHSRHKMIAMGSAAALRNLMANRPARYKDTSVVSPGAGAPSLHARKQKALFEELDAQQLSETFDNIDNLSPKAAHRKGRGCNGAGGGNTTRSYANTPVLSSPKNGDGSKRTGEEATYPRSVFPPSVRASSDSLNSVTSADGYGNRGKTKPSSEPFYSSDESGANKCCVYRKYPADLAHKIRSANHMADDDGAELDTPINYSLKYSDEQLNSGRQSPNHRGGIESDDDDGQDTRLRRRNDGSESATSSSRIASVPPPHYVVVTATSNYSGDATGEQPIDYSLKYGTDATRKPLFKSEETAAPSLPPPPSTSASKLRPPPPPANRVVPKSNQESTQTYCVEDTPICFSRGSSLSSLSSEEEEEDGDVIGRKRRGGSVVSGSGGNDYPTLPVSEKDAHEQQRQQKEAESQTAAAPSTRGRRGHHHHHTHHHHHHVTSSSGARTPKSPPEQPYAQETPLMFSRCTSVSSLDSFSTSSIASSVRSSEPCSGVPSGVVSPSDLPDSPGQTMPPSRTKTPPLPPSTQKTEEEETAKKKDEEESSADVLLHFATESTPHGFSRASSLSALSLDEPYIAAEMKKKKEEEEEGGNAERKEEEAAKPILDESDDDDDIEILEACINMAMPKSSQKPKKQQQAAPRKPSQLPVYKLLPPQSRTQSQQRKDVPPPPEEVPRVYCVEGTPLNFSTATSLSDLTIDSPPNEEAAAAIAPVMEPTSSQRRRAGLPEGENGEDILAECISAAMPKAKHRKPIRSAANSEQLQAPPIPPPPAPPPLSSQQQKKKPTSPVKPMPQRAAYGITMATATKAKPGFAFDSPRHYTPIEGTPCCFSRNDSLSSLDFDEDDGGGERDEEEKKKEEEGRKRKQQTAAVFPRTKTATNQMATDEKQKFAIEDTPVCFSRNSSLSSLSDIDQENNNKEFAPPPLEQQDGGKAGTKSPPPPPPPQVESKPRPSAASGYAPKAFHVEDTPVCFSRNSSLSSLSIDSEDDLLQECISSAMPKKKKKAATIPAAVATPLPVPKADGGILAEEEPSEAPRSPASPDSESFDWKAIQEGANSIVSSLNAAAAASSLSRQPSSDSDSVLSLKSVGSPFRLPTANNNAEEEVEEKEEVKRGARILKPGERSTLEAKKKKEEEEEEDEAKSVRGGKKVYRSLITGKPRAEPAARGRSKPRAAAMAKAPGSSDDRGGGSSRDSTPSRSSTAANQKGGKLSQLPRTASPGSASLSSASRPAKQSMGVRSGGSIPRSESSSRVSGSVAAKKQKSEPEKPALVRQSTFIKEAPSPTLKRKLEESAAAAAASALESPSSPDTPVPPTTRRHDVNRSHSESPSRPQEVTSSRFSRTGTWKRENGGGGGGGSSGKHATSLPRVGTWKRTGSSSSVLSASSESSEKGRSEEEGVVRSKGTWRKTKSGSGSSAGRSFTDKSEDVWVRLEDCPVNNPRSSSSCSARSPTANAPPIIDSPTPSKIPSSSSSSSSNLNLRRSCESLDDKPPPPPERQQPQPQQRGPQRSGAVAARVSPFNYTPSPRKSNADVTTTTTATSTTSSSTTPTRPSLIPTPVTKKREPKGGEGGGNSGGSGGERGSYIVTSV, encoded by the exons ATGGCGGCAGCGTCGTATGACCAGCTGCTGAGGCAGGTGGAGGTGTTAAAGGTGGAGAACTCCAACCTGAGACAGGAGCTGCAGGACAACTCCAACCACCTGACCAAACTGGAGACTGAGGCCTCCAACATGAag GAAGtgctgaagcagctgcagggcACCATAGAAGAAGAGTCGGGAGAGGCATCTGGATCTCAGCTGGAGCTCATCGAGAGACTGAAAG AGATGAGCCTGGACTCTGCAGGGTTTAAGCCCAGGACAAGGCCTCCTCTGccgtcctcgtcctcctccagcTCGGCCTCTTCTGGTTCTGGAGCTCCTGGAGGAGCGGCCGGAGGCTCCGGAGCTCCAGGACCCACAACGACAACCTCCTTCCCCAGGAGAGCGCAGCCGTCTGCTGGCAGAGACAGCCACGACCGCTGCCTGGAGGAACTGGAGAAGGAGAG GTCCCTCCTATTGGctgagctggagaaggaggagaaggagaaggactGGTACTATGCTCAGCTGCAGAATCTCACCAAGAGGATCGACAGTCTGCCGCTCACTGAGAAC TTTACTCTACAGACGGACATGAGTCGTCGTCAGCTCGAGTTCGAGGCTCGTCAGATCCGATCGGcgatggaggagcagctgggCTCCTGtcaggagatggagaggagagctcAG gCTCGTGTGTCTCGGATTCAGCAGATAGAGAAAGACATCCTGAGGCTGGGAGCTCGGCTGCAG gtGGAGGGAGCTCAGGGGGCGATCGACAGCAGTGGATTGGCTGGCGCTCAG AGCTCCAGCAGCCGATCGGACCACGAGCCCGTCAATGAAGCGAGCTACTCTGTGCCTCGACGAATCACCAGCCACCTGGGAACCAAG GTGGAGATGGTGTACAGTCTTCTGTCCATGCTGGGGACTCATGATAAGGATGACATGTCGCGGACGCTTCTCGCCATGTCGAGCTCACAGGACTCGTGCATCGCAATGCGTCAGTCGGGCTGTCTGCCGCTGCTCATCCAGCTGCTGCACGGCAACGACAAGGACTCCCTGTTACTAG GTAACTCCCGCGGCAGTAAGGAGGCTCGTGCACGGGCGTCGGCAGCTCTGCACAACATTGTTCACAGTCAGCCGGATGATAAGCGAGGACGGCGTGAGATCAGAGTGCTCCACCTGTTGGAGCAGGTGCGTCATTACTGCGAGGCCTGTTGGAGCTGGCAGGAAAACCACGAGAGGGGCGTCGACCAGGAGGATAACCCCA TGCCGTCTCCGGTGGAGCATCAGATCTGTCCGGCCGTCTGCGTCCTCATGAAACTTTCCTTCGATGAAGAACATCGACACGCCATGAACGAACTTG GCGGTCTGCAGGCTGTGGCCGAGCTGCTGCAGGTGGACTGTGAGATGTTTGGTCTGAGCAGCGATCATTATAGCGTCACGCTGCGACGATATGCCGGCATGGCGCTCACCAACCTCACCTTTGGAGACGTGGCCAATaag gcGACGCTGTGCTCCATGAAGGGCTGCATGAGAGCGATGGTTGCTCAGCTGAAGTCTGAGAGTGAAGACCTGCAGCAG GTGATAGCAAGCGTTTTGAGGAACTTGTCGTGGCGTGCTGATGTCAACAGTAAGAAGACGCTGCGTGAGGTCGGCAGCGTGCGAGCGTTGATGGGTTGTGCCCTCGAGGTTCAGAAG GAGTCGACCCTGAAGTCCGTACTGAGCGCGCTCTGGAACCTGTCGGCTCACTGTACGGAGAACAAGGCGGATATCTGTGCGGTGGATGGTGCTCTGGCGTTTCTGGTTGGAACTCTCACTCACCGCAGCCACACCAATACGCTTGCCATCATTGAGAGCGGCGGCGGCATCCTGCGCAATGTGTCCAGCCTCATTGCCACCAACGAGGCGCACAG GCAGATCCTGCGTGAGCACGGCTGCCTGCCGACGCTGCTGCAGCACCTAAAGTCTCACAGTTTGACCATTGTGTCCAACGCCTGTGGAACACTCTGGAATCTGTCAGCTCGAGATGCCAAAGACCAGGAGGCATTATGGGAGCTGGGCGCTGTGGGCATGCTGCGTAACCTCATCCACTCCCGCCACAAGATGATTGCCATGGGCAGCGCCGCCGCCCTGCGCAACCTGATGGCCAACCGCCCAGCACGCTACAAGGACACCAGCGTGGTTTCACCGGGCGCTGGTGCCCCGTCACTGCACGCCCGCAAACAGAAGGCGTTATTTGAAGAGCTGGACgcacagcagctgtcagagacTTTTGACAATATTGACAACTTGAGCCCCAAGGCGGCACACAGGAAGGGGCGGGGCTGTAACGGCGCTGGAGGAGGGAACACAACTCGATCATACGCCAACACGCCGGTGCTGTCGAGCCCGAAGAACGGAGACGGATCAAAGAGGACGGGAGAGGAGGCGACGTACCCTCGCTCAGTGTTCCCGCCCAGTGTCCGAGCGTCCAGCGACAGCCTCAACAGCGTGACGAGTGCCGACGGCTACGGCAACCGTGGCAAGACCAAACCGTCGTCAGAGCCGTTCTACTCATCGGACGAGAGCGGAGCCAACAAGTGCTGCGTTTACAGGAAGTACCCAGCCGACCTGGCTCACAAGATCCGCAGCGCCAACCACATGGCGGATGACGATGGGGCTGAGCTGGACACCCCCATCAACTACAGCCTAAAGTACTCTGACGAACAGCTGAACTCTGGGAGGCAGAGTCCAAATCACCGCGGCGGCATTGAGAGCGACGATGATGATGGACAGGACACCAGGCTGAGAAGGAGGAACGATGGCAGCGAATCGGCAACAAGCAGCAGCCGCATAGCATCTGTCCCACCGCCACACTATGTTGTTGTCACAGCAACATCAAATTATAGTGGTGACGCAACAGGAGAGCAGCCAATTGACTACAGCCTGAAGTACGGCACGGACGCCACCCGCAAACCGCTGTTTAAGTCAGAAGAGACGGCCgccccttcccttcctcctcctccgtccaCTTCTGCTAGTAAACTTCGCCCACCTCCGCCCCCAGCCAATCGGGTTGTGCCAAAAAGCAACCAGGAGTCGACGCAGACGTACTGTGTGGAGGACACGCCCATATGCTTCTCCAGGGGCAGCTCgctgtcatcactgtcatcagaggaagaggaggaagatggtgATGTCAtcgggagaaagaggagaggcgGGAGTGTCGTCAGTGGAAGCGGTGGCAACGACTACCCAACACTTCCTGTCAGCGAAAAAGATGCACAcgagcagcagcggcagcagaaggaggcagagagccAGACTGCCGCCGCTCCCTCCACACGGGGCCGACGAggtcaccaccaccaccacacccaccatcaccatcaccatgtGACATCATCATCTGGGGCCAGGACTCCTAAAAGCCCGCCCGAGCAGCCTTACGCTCAGGAAACGCCGCTGATGTTCAGCCGCTGCACGTCCGTCAGCTCCCTGGACagcttctccacctcctccattgCGAGCTCTGTGCGTTCCAGCGAGCCATGCAGCGGTGTGCCAAGCGGCGTGGTCAGCCCCAGCGACCTGCCTGACAGCCCGGGGCAGACCATGCCGCCGAGCCGCACCAAGACGCCACCGCTGCCGCCATCGACACAGaaaactgaggaggaggaaacggCCAAAAAGAAAGACGAGGAGGAGAGCAGCGCTGACGTCTTGCTGCACTTCGCCACTGAGAGCACGCCGCATGGCTTCTCCCGAGCCTCCAGTCTGAGTGCGCTCAGTCTGGATGAGCCGTACATCgcagcagagatgaagaaaaaaaaagaggaggaggaggagggagggaacgcagagaggaaagaagaggaggcagcaAAACCAATTCTCGACGAATCAGACGATGACGACGACATCGAGATCCTGGAGGCTTGCATCAACATGGCCATGCCCAAGTCGTCACAGAAgccaaagaaacagcaacaagcGGCACCGCGGAAACCCAGCCAGCTTCCTGTCTACAAGCTTCTCCCACCTCAAAGCCGCACCCaatcacagcagaggaaagatgTCCCGCCTCCACCAGAGGAGGTGCCGAGAGTTTACTGTGTggagggaaccccgctcaacttCTCCACCGCCACCTCGCTCAGTGACCTCACCATCGACTCTCCACCCAATGAGGAGGCAGCTGCGGCCATCGCACCTGTGATGGAGCCCACATCCTCCCAGAGGAGGCGAGCTGGACTTCCTGAGGGCGAGAACGGTGAAGACATCCTCGCCGAGTGCATCAGTGCTGCCATGCCCAaagccaaacacagaaaaccaatcagatcagcagcaaacagcGAGCAGCTCCAAGCCCCgcccatccctcctcctccagccccgCCCCCTCTGAGCTCtcaacagcagaaaaagaagccGACATCGCCAGTAAAGCCAATGCCTCAGCGGGCAGCTTACGGCATCACTATGGCAACAGCCACCAAAGCAAAACCAGGGTTTGCCTTTGATTCACCGCGACACTACACGCCCATCGAAGGAACTCCATGCTGCTTCTCACGCAACGACTCATTAAGCTCACTCGACTTTGACGAAGATGACGGTggtggagagagggatgaagaagaaaagaaaaaagaagaagaaggcaggAAAAGGAAGCAGCAGACGGCTGCTGTTTTCCCTAGAACCAAAACTGCAACCAATCAGATGGCGACAGACGAGAAGCAGAAGTTTGCCATTGAAGACACGCCCGTCTGCTTCTCCAGAAACTCATCACTGAGCTCGCTGAGCGACATCGACCAGGAGAACAACAACAAGGAGTTCGCTCCGCCTCCGCTTGAGCAACAAGATGGAGGTAAAGCAGGAACaaagtctcctcctcctcctcctcctcctcaggtggAGTCAAAACCCCGCCCTTCTGCTGCTAGCGGCTACGCCCCCAAAGCCTTCCATGTAGAGGACACGCCCGTCTGCTTCTCCAGGAACTCGTCGCTCAGTTCACTTAGCATCGACTCTGAGGACGACCTGCTGCAGGAGTGCATCAGCTCCGCCATgcccaagaagaagaagaaagcagccACCATCCCTGCTGCCGTTGCCACGCCACTTCCTGTTCCTAAAGCTGACGGTGGAATTCTggcagaggaggagccttcagaGGCGCCGAGAAGCCCCGCCTCCCCTGACTCAGAGTCATTTGATTGGAAGGCAATCCAAGAAGGCGCCAACTCCATTGTTAGCAGCCTCAATGCCGCCGCTGCTGCCTCGTCGTTGTCTCGCCAACCATcatcagactcagactcagtccTCTCCCTGAAGTCTGTCGGCTCGCCGTTCCGCCTGCCAACTGCCAATAATAACGcagaagaagaggtggaggagaaggaggaggtgaagcgTGGAGCGAGGATCCTGAAGCCAGGAGAGCGCAGCACACTTgaagccaagaagaagaaggaagaggaggaggaggaggacgaggcgAAGTCAGTGAGAGGTGGAAAGAAGGTTTATAGGAGTCTAATCACAGGTAAACCGAGGGCGGAGCCAGCTGCAAGGGGGCGGAGCAAACCCCGAGCAGCAGCTATGGCCAAAGCTCCTGGTAGCAGCGACGACAGAGGAGGTGGGTCATCTCGAGACTCCACGCCGTCTCGCTCCTCCACAGCAGCCAACCAGAAAGGAGGGAAGCTGTCACAGCTGCCGCGCACTGCGTCTCCAGGAAGCGCATCATTATCATCGGCCTCCAGGCCAGCCAAACAGAGCATGGGGGTAAGGAGCGGCGGCAGCATCCCAAGGAGCGAGTCATCATCGAGAGTCAGCGGCTCCGTGGCGGCAAAGAAGCAGAAGTCGGAGCCTGAGAAGCCGGCACTCGTCCGACAGTCGACCTTCATCAAGGAAGCTCCGAGTCCGACGctgaagaggaagctggaggaaTCCGCCGCTGCAGCTGCCGCTTCAGCGTTAGAGTCGCCGTCCAGTCCTGATACACCGGTACCACCAACGACCAGGAGACATGATGTCAATCGCTCACACTCTGAGAGCCCCTCCCGCCCACAAGAAGTGACATCATCACGGTTCAGCCGCACTGGCACTTGGAAGCGGGAAAATGGTGgcggtggaggtggagggagcaGTGGGAAACACGCAACATCATTACCACGCGTGGGGACATGGAAACGGACAGGAAGCTCATCCTCAGTGCTGTCGGCATCGTCGGAGTCCAGTGAGAAGGGGCGGAGTGAGGAGGAGGGCGTTGTGAGGTCCAAGGGGACgtggaggaagacaaagagcGGGAGCGGCTCATCAGCCGGGCGCAGCTTCACTGACAAATCAGAAGATGTGTGGGTTCGTTTGGAGGACTGTCCCGTGAACAACCCacgctcctcctcttcctgttcagCACGCTCTCCCACTGCCAATGCCCCGCCTATCATTGACAGCCCCACCCCCTCCAAgattccctcctcctcctcttcatcctcttctaACCTCAACCTGCGTCGCAGCTGCGAAAGCCTTGATGACAAGCCGCCGCCGCCACCTGAACGCCAGCAACCGCAACCCCAGCAACGCGGCCCTCAGCGCAGCGGTGCCGTGGCAGCTCGTGTTAGCCCTTTCAACTACACGCCAAGCCCCAGGAAGAGCAATGCTGATGTCACCACCACTACCACAGCAACCAGCACGACGTCATCATCAACAACCCCCACGCGACCTTCACTCATCCCCACCCCTGTGACCAAAAAACGGGAGCCAAAGGGTGGAGAGGGTGGCGGCAACAGTGGCGGCAGTGGCGGTGAGCGCGGCTCATACATCGTGACGTCAGTGTGA